One genomic window of Melanotaenia boesemani isolate fMelBoe1 chromosome 20, fMelBoe1.pri, whole genome shotgun sequence includes the following:
- the cmpk2 gene encoding UMP-CMP kinase 2, mitochondrial, with amino-acid sequence MARRAMSLLPRWSSRVFLVDLDGAPLYFGIQEEHWEEKAPRVFRQFQKQDKYYSLLVCSRDRIKGAKFYAELKDKLLRDLPSGCDLTTICSFLPNVRDSLIKGYFLKSNTENSPQIERLLSQLEQHDPVLVCSYSEGEDEQWTQHLWSRAESKATASAKQYYLVSSDVPSYHPSTLNIINSDVFYSFDEAYDVLKKCSDIIPEAMSVLEKLPSRVKARRKPDFPVIVIEGLDATGKTTLTESLRDTLGATLLRSPPQCLSPWRACFDQEPPLIRRAFYALGNYITAEQISQEGMKTPVIVDRFWHSTAAYAIATAVSGPLCNLPSEGSEVYRWPSDLFQPSLVVLLTVDPEERKRRLRGRGQGETDEEQELDHNQLFRLRVEEAYRRISGPACVTVDASPSADLVLQQVLLLIRGKCHL; translated from the exons atggcaaGACGTGCAATGTCTCTCCTTCCACGGTGGTCCTCTCGTGTTTTCTTAGTGGATCTGGACGGAGCGCCTCTTTATTTTGGGATTCAAGAGGAGCACTGGGAAGAAAAAGCGCCACGAGTTTTCCGCCAATTCCAAAAGCAGGACAAGTACTATTCTCTCCTCGTCTGCAGCCGGGACAGAATCAAAGGGGCAAAGTTTTACGCGGAGCTGAAAGACAAACTGCTGAGAGACTTGCCGTCGGGGTGCGATCTGACCACCATCTGCTCATTTTTGCCAAACGTCAGAGACTCTCTCATCAAGGGTTATTTCTTAAAAAGCAATACTGAAAATTCCCCCCAGATAGAGCGACTTTTAAGTCAATTAGAACAGCATGACCCAGTTTTGGTGTGCTCATACTCTGAAGGTGAAGACGAGCAGTGGACCCAACATCTGTGGTCACGCGCAGAGAGCAAAGCGACGGCCAGTGCAAAGCAGTACTATCTGGTGTCATCAGATGTGCCGTCATATCACCCATCTACTCTCAACATTATCAACTCCGATGTTTTCTACAGCTTTGATGAGGCCTATGACGTTTTAAAAAAG TGTAGTGACATCATCCCTGAGGCCATGTCTGTACTGGAGAAGCTTCCCAGCAGAGTGaaagccagaagaaaaccagacTTCCCTGTTATTGTCATAGAGGGTCTGGATGCCACAG GCAAGACTACACTGACGGAGTCTCTTAGGGATACTCTGGGGGCCACTCTTCTGCGATCTCCTCCCCAGTGCCTCTCCCCATGGAGAGCCTGCTTTGATCAAGAGCCACCCCTCATCCGCAGGGCTTTCTATGCTCTGGGGAACTATATCACTGCAGAGCAAATAAGCCAAGAGGGCATGAAGACGCCTGTCATTGTTGACAG ATTTTGGCACAGCACAGCAGCTTATGCCATCGCCACAGCAGTAAGCGGGCCACTGTGTAACCTTCCATCAGAGGGCTCAGAGGTGTACCGTTGGCCCAGTGACCTGTTCCAGCCCAGCCTGGTGGTCTTACTCACAGTGGACCctgaggagaggaagaggaggctaAGAGGCAGAGGTCAGGGGGAGACTGATGAGGAGCAAGAGCTGGATCACAATCAACTTTTCAGACTCAG aGTGGAGGAGGCTTATCGGAGGATCAGCGGCCCAGCTTGCGTCACTGTGGATGCTAGTCCTTCTGCAGACCTCGTGCTCCAACAAGTGCTGCTTTTAATTAGGGGCAAATGCCACTTGTAA
- the rsad2 gene encoding radical S-adenosyl methionine domain-containing protein 2: MLLSSIIASPKVLLQLCISTIHCIFASVFSKVGSWTRGGCKDANSAVNSKLDKRIDQHATTPTSVNYHFTRKCNYKCGFCFHTAKTSFVLPLEEAKRGLTLLKEAGMEKINFSGGEPFLHDRGEFLGKLVQYCKLDLQLPSVSIVSNGSMIKEKWFQKYGDYLDILAISCDSFNEETNQLIGRTQNRKSHLDNLYKICNWCQQYKVAFKINSVINTFNIDEDMTEQINQLNPVRWKVFQCLLIDGENAGEAALREAERFVISDQQFQEFLDRHSSVSCLVPESNEKMRNSYLILDEYMRFLDCREGRKDPSRSILDVGVKEAICFSGFDEKMFLKRGGKYVWSKADMKMEW; the protein is encoded by the exons ATGCTTCTTTCTTCAATAATCGCGTCTCCGAAAGTGCTCCTGCAGCTCTGCATCAGCACAATCCATTGCATTTTTGCGAGCGTCTTTTCAAAAGTTGGGTCCTGGACAAGAGGAGGCTGCAAGGACGCAAACTCAGCTGTTAACAGCAAACTGGACAAACGTATAGACCAACATGCGACGACTCCAACAAGTGTTAATTATCATTTTACCCGCAAATGCAATTATAAATGTGGGTTTTGTTTCCACACTGCAAAAACATCTTTTGTCCTGCCTCTAGAAGAAGCCAAAAGGGGACTCACACTTCTAAAGgaagcag GAATGGAAAAGATTAACTTCTCTGGAGGAGAGCCTTTCCTGCATGACAGGGGCGAGTTCCTGGGGAAATTGGTTCAGTACTGTAAACTGGACCTCCAGCTCCCCAGTGTCAGCATTGTCAGCAATGGAAGCATGATCAAAGAAAAATGGTTCCAGAAATATG GTGACTATTTGGACATTCTAGCCATTTCCTGTGACAGCTTCAACGAAGAAACCAACCAGCTGATTGGCAGAACTCAGAACAGGAAAAGCCATCTCGACAACCTCTACAAGATTTGCAACTGGTGCCAGCAGTATAAAGTGGCATTCAAAATCAACTCAGTCATCAACACTTTCAATATTGATGAAGACATGACCGAGCAGATCAACCAACTTAATCCTGTTCGTTGGAAG GTGTTCCAATGTCTGTTAATTGATGGGGAGAATGCAGGAGAGGCAGCTCTGAGAGAGGCGGAGAGGTTCGTCATCAGTGATCAACAGTTTCAAGAGTTTCTGGACAGACACAGCAGTGTCtcctgcctggttcctgaaTCAAATGAGAAG ATGAGGAACTCTTACCTGATCCTGGATGAGTAT ATGCGTTTCCTGGACTGTCGAGAGGGGAGAAAGGACCCGTCCAGATCAATCCTTGATGTTGGTGTGAAGGAAGCCATTTGCTTCAGTGGCTTTGATGAGAAAATGTTTCTAAAGAGAGGAGGGAAATACGTTTGGAGTAAAGCTGACATGAAGATGGAATGGTGA